TAATCTAAACATTCTTCTCTCATTCTCATAGTAAAcctgctctctttaatttttttatgctcAGAGATAGAGAGGACTATATTTAGTTCATATAATAGTAAACATGATTTGTTAAGAACCTTATACCATTGTTTGATTTGTGTAGCAGATTAATTATTGTTGTATAGTTCATATGATACCACTTAGCCacttactttattttattataattgaaataTGTTTACTTCCATAACATGATTAtcatattctctttctttttccttctgcTCTTTGGAGCTGACTGCTTAATCTCTTGCAACATGATAATCCGTTTATCAAGCAAATATTTCGTTTTTCCATATATTTGCATTAGGTTCAGTATTTTGACCTTTTTGGGGCTAGAAAAGGGCATTTTTGgacatctttaattttcattgACATTTACCTTTGGCAACTTGTACCTGATTAAGAACAAAAGCAGCAGATCAAATTGTAGGCTTTTGAACCCCTGATTGGTTCTCTATGCATTTTGGCGATGGTGGAAAAGGAACATTTAGCAAGGCCAAAAAAGTTTCaataatttgaattgaaattAATTGCACATTACatatctaataataaaaaaaatattaatgttatTCTATACAATAAAGTTTATGGGTAGTAGTATTCCTTAACAAGAGTATAAATGTTAAAAAATGTGTTAAATTAGCAATGACATTgaaaatcttttaaattaatcaagaataaagataattatttatttcaatctATTGTTCGAAAATGAAATTTATATTTGAATGCATgaacttattttaaaatagtatatgttttgtttagattgTAAGAAAATAATTCTTTCATATAATAACTTAGTAATAATCTGTTTATATTCTTTCGATTAAATAGTATTTCCACAATCAGAAGTTTCAATATTATATTTTCAATATAAGTGAAAGAGGGACACTTTCCATCGGCCTTTCAGTAGTTGCCACTTGCCAAATCTGTTCTCCGATTTAAGCATATTAATGTGAGCCATATCTGCAAAATAATTGAAGAGGGACACAGTTTTtctttcaagaaaagaaaataaatttccTGTCCCAGCCATCTACCTTTTCTGACATGAGTTTGTTGATTATCACATATCCGAAAAGTAACTGCTGGCATTCAGCATATTAGCACGTTTCAAAAAGTTTTGTAATGGCTAGAATATTGTGTGCATCTATCATTGAACTGCATCTATGCTGATGATCTTGTGACTAGTCTTCAGGTTCCACGTGTTTTTTTTCTCACTTTTGCTTAGTGTGCTTGCTTTCTTTAACCTTCTTGATGATGACCATTTGATCATGCATTTTATCATCATGGTCATATTTGTATCAGTATATTGTTAATTGTTATTTTCGCGTGCATACTTGCTCTATGGGAAGTAACTGGAACTACATGTTATTAGTGTGCAGGCTGTCTTCGGCATCACAAGTTAGTTGACAATCTCGGACTTATCACAGAGTACGACTTTCGGGAGGAAACAAACATAGAGTCAGAAGTCGATCAAATTTAATGTGCAACTCGGGTGAACATTTTTATGTAATATTTCCAGATTGCTTCCataatccaaaaatttcataTTCGTTAATATTTCTGAATACATATCACCATAAAGAATTTAAtaggaaaaaatatatatcagaGGTACAAATTTCCATTATTCAGATCTATGCACATAAAATGATTTCATATTTTGCAAACAAAATAACTGATTCGAGTGAATCCATGGTCACACCGAGGCTGCTATGAGCTGAAGCCTGTCATAGCTAGCAAGATGGTGATGGCAATCCCAGCCGTTGCCCATATATTTCTCCCATGCTGATAGTTTGATGGTGATCCATTCTGCGAAGttaaaaagggaaaaagaaatttgttataaaattgTTTGAGCCATATATTTCATTCTTGATCTGTGtttctattatattatttataactGTAATTTATGGTTTGCTGGCAAAAGACATTACCAAATTCAGACCCGGTGCTGGTGCTGGTGCTGTGTCCGAATCTGCTGTGGAATCCGGTGGTGCTGGGGGACTCTTGTTGACAATTGTTGGTGCTGGAGCTGGTGCATGATGTTTTTTGTGCTTGCGCCTGTGCCTTCGTTTCTTGTGCTTGGCAGGTGCTGGTGTTGGTGGTTCTATTACAGGCGTTGGTGCTAGTGCTGGTGGGGGAGAAACAGGTGCGGGTGCTGGTGCTCTCTGTAGTGGCGTAGGTGCAGTTGCTGGTGGTGCTTGGACTGGTGTTGGGGATATTGTTGGTGGTGGCAATGGTGGTGGTGTCGCAACAGGCGGCGACGGCAACGGTGGTGGTTTGGTTGGAGCTGAGACAGGTGAAGCTTTTGGTGGTTGTGGTGGTGGCACCTTTGGGCTCGAAACAGGTGCAACCTTGGGGGCTGGTGATGTCACAGGAGCAGGTTTTGGAGTCACATTCGCTGGAGGCTTGCTAGCCACTGGTGGTTTGCTTATGGTTGGAGGGGAAGCTGCCACTACAGGTGCCGTAGCTGCTTTCGGCGTCAGCGCTGCAGGTGGCGGCTTTGAGGGCGCTGTTGCTGGAGCTTGTGCGTTAATTGTTACTAGCTGGAAGCAGAGGCTTGCTAAAGCCACTGCCCAGAACGTTGAAGCCATGTTTTATGATTTGTGATTTGGTGTGGACTAAGTGAGAGTTTGCTTGCTATTTAAGGGCCATGGTGATGCCTTGAAAAAAGTTGAGAAAGTATTGCGTGTATGTATGATCTGTGTGGAAGGAGTAATGTAGCCTTCAAGTGATTGCGACATCACACTAATCATCTTACAAGCAAAGTTGACGATTATAGGTTCAATTGGTTTTCCTCGAATCGGATGTCTTATATCTGAAGTTTAGTTCAAATGTTCTTCATATTATGACCTAAGTAGTTTATTTACTTGAGAATGCTCTATCTAGTATTTTTAAGCACACTTAAGTTGATATTTATTAGGGTGTTatcggttcggtttggttcggttttggacCAAAAACTAACTGAATCGATCTGTTCGATTTTCACAAAGTACTAACCAATCGGTTTGCTGTTTGTGTAACAATCGAACCGAATCGAATCGAATCAAAAGCGGTTTTGTTCGGTCgattttttcgatttttaaatCCTAACTAATAGAAAATTAATCTCAGTAAAATGATGTTCAAAACAATCAATAAATTGAAATAACATTACATTATATTCAAATTTAACACAATTTTAACTCGTTCCAacaattaaatataaaacaaacaCATTTGTTAAGTCTAAAATTTCTATTTCAATGCATTACTAAGCCACTTTttcggttcggtttggttcgatTTGGTTTTTGTCGAGCCAACCGAACCAATCGTTTAattcagaaaaacaaaaaaaattgattttttcaGTTTTCTATTCGGTTGTTGTAAATTTCGACTCAGTTTTGTGGTAAATTTTGGTTCGGCTTGGTAACATACACCGCTAATATTTACTAGAATAGAGTAAGGTGGGTGAggggaaaaaaaatttattggtAAAGTTTATTGAATTACCCTCCggaaaatttaatacaaatgCGTTTCCCATAGTATTTTCTAACTTGACATGTCAAACTAATTTGTCGCGGACCAAAGTTTCTCGTTTAAGAGTTTGTCGCTGGCTAATGGATTGTCGTATATACAAGGCAGAATTCAAACCTTGACACTTGTTTAAGCAGAAGAGTAAACTAAATATACGACAAAAGATgttaatgttatttttaatcGGGTGTTTTGCTCATGACTACTTTATTATTAAATCTTTGTTGAACGAGATAAATAAGAGAGATGAATAAAAGTTGAACAATTGGGGTGGCTATAATTACACAAAACATCACTCAGTATATTACTGAGCAACTGACCCTAGGTTTAATATTTGGCGCAGACATGATTTTGCCTACAATTTACATCATACATTCGTATTATGAGCGATGTGTAAGTATTAGGTCGTTCTCACTTTCTGTTGATATCTGATGGTCCAACATAAAAAGCGATTGTGATGTTTTAGCTGCAGTGTAATCGTTGTACATACTCCAGATTTCTCTTTCTTGTAAATGATCACAAAGACAGATAGGGTCTACTATATCATATAAGTATTGTCATAATTCCAAACGAAACCATCAAAGAATAACTTTGTAACAAAGGTTGCCAAcagtatttttgttaatttctgGAATTACTGTTATTGACAGCATAACCGATTGAATATGATCTAGAAGTGGGGAATGGAAATGGAATATTGTACTCTTCACTATGACTACTCTCATcatgtttgaaaatttttatttagaaaGCTCATTTAAAACATGAGGGAAAATTATGTGCTAATAGGTCATTTACAAACAGAATACGTGGAAGATGTCATGTAACTTGTTGAGGAACTTGGCGTGGTGATGCCGGTGAGTAAGTGAGAGGCGAGAAGGCTCCTTTGGCGATTCGTCTTTCTTCTGTTTCCTCCTCAGCTGAAAGAATTGCTGCATTACGTCTGCGCACTCATTTTCCAAGATGCCTCGTCGTATCGTAATCTTCGGATGAAATGGATGAACTGGAGCAGGCGGCATATCTCTGGAATCTGAGCTTTCTCCTCCCTCGGGGAAAAGCCTGCAAAAAAGTTCagtcatttttatttatttgtttggcCTTTCATAAATCATCTATAGAATCTCTGATGCACTGAATAAGTGAATACAAGTAACTTTCCATGACTCAATTCCCACCAGGAAAATTAGTCACTTCAAAAAGATGGTataatggttttttttttttccagatGCAAGTTATGTCAGTTTTAAATACAGAAGTTTCTTCCTAAACCATGCAAAACACAAACCAAATTGTAGGCCTCTATTAATGGATCCCATAGAACAGTACAAATGGAATTTGGTATCCAAACATTCctctttataaaaaaaagggCAGCCTGGCAGTGCACAAGCATTCCGCATTAACACAGGGTCCGGGAAAAAGTCGCACCCAAAGAGTGTAATATCCTTAGCCTAATTACATCAGTAACTGTTTCCACGGCTTGAACCTGTAATCTTCAGGTCACATGGAGACAACTCAACTGTTGCTCCAAAGCTCCCCTTCCCAAATATTTCTCTTTATTTGGCCATATTATATAGTTCAAA
The genomic region above belongs to Arachis stenosperma cultivar V10309 chromosome 5, arast.V10309.gnm1.PFL2, whole genome shotgun sequence and contains:
- the LOC130983032 gene encoding lysine-rich arabinogalactan protein 19, translating into MASTFWAVALASLCFQLVTINAQAPATAPSKPPPAALTPKAATAPVVAASPPTISKPPVASKPPANVTPKPAPVTSPAPKVAPVSSPKVPPPQPPKASPVSAPTKPPPLPSPPVATPPPLPPPTISPTPVQAPPATAPTPLQRAPAPAPVSPPPALAPTPVIEPPTPAPAKHKKRRHRRKHKKHHAPAPAPTIVNKSPPAPPDSTADSDTAPAPAPGLNLNGSPSNYQHGRNIWATAGIAITILLAMTGFSS